In a genomic window of Magnolia sinica isolate HGM2019 chromosome 14, MsV1, whole genome shotgun sequence:
- the LOC131225786 gene encoding serine/threonine-protein kinase-like protein At3g51990, translating to MGYLSCRADSSILTCNTHSSAVQTLPTSKSEKPKRKKKTLEGEETWKTPTIQHFNYSDLEAATDGFSAQKLLGRGSHGCVYKGVLRGGRLVAVKKPSRPTAHAQNPTTQFSSAAAADTNEVENEIAILSKIRSPRLVNLVGFTPTPTRDSGPSSRLLVVEFMSNGTLFDVLHSSQRPPGWGRRLRLALQTALAIDTLHSSIPPVIHRDIKSANILIDRNFNARLGDFGLALRCHADDFRLRSTPPAGTLGYLDPCYVTPDNLSTKTDVFSFGILLLEIISGRKAMDVGHSPPSIVDWAIPLVRKGKLLALYDPRIAPPKDHLARKQLALLAAKCVRSGRERRPSMKEVVECLKVLSKTVPGNLWDNIAVNPCRMVDEVGHAIGTRIPNPNSNLGARQQEVGAVEEVPWSLRKLNSTKSVHPVRNTSRVFSDVGSSSRNLMDLMAGTDGDSGFKGSVDMVESASLGIRGLGLRVGSERSFGRMRTQLLEHDYDGNGIFQLRRNQSANLSKEARNM from the coding sequence ATGGGATACCTATCTTGCAGAGCCGACTCTTCAATCCTCACTTGCAATACCCATTCCAGTGCTGTCCAAACGCTCCCCACTTCCAAATCCGAAAAGcctaagaggaagaagaaaacccTAGAAGGTGAAGAAACATGGAAAACGCCCACCATCCAGCACTTCAATTACAGCGACCTCGAAGCCGCGACTGATGGATTCTCGGCCCAGAAGCTGCTGGGCCGCGGCAGCCATGGTTGCGTCTACAAGGGCGTTCTCCGCGGTGGTCGCCTCGTCGCCGTCAAGAAGCCATCGCGGCCTACCGCCCATGCCCAAAATCCCACAACTCAATTCTCTTCTGCTGCGGCGGCGGACACGAACGAGGTCGAGAATGAGATCGCGATCCTCTCGAAGATCCGCAGCCCTCGGCTCGTCAATCTGGTCGGGTTTACACCGACCCCGACGCGGGACTCAGGTCCTTCTTCGCGGCTTCTGGTCGTCGAATTCATGAGCAATGGCACCCTCTTCGACGTCCTCCATTCAAGCCAGCGCCCGCCTGGGTGGGGCCGCCGGCTGCGCCTTGCATTGCAGACTGCCCTGGCCATTGACACCCTTCATTCCTCCATCCCACCTGTCATCCACCGAGATATAAAGTCTGCAAACATCTTGATTGATCGGAATTTCAATGCCCGGCTCGGGGACTTTGGATTGGCACTCCGCTGCCATGCTGATGATTTCCGCTTGCGCTCTACCCCGCCTGCCGGGACCCTCGGATACTTGGACCCCTGCTATGTTACTCCTGATAATCTTAGCACCAAGACCGACGTCTTCAGCTTCGGTATCCTCCTTTTGGAGATCATCAGCGGCCGGAAggctatggatgtgggccactccCCGCCTTCCATCGTCGACTGGGCAATTCCCCTTGTGCGGAAAGGGAAGCTCCTCGCGCTGTATGATCCTAGGATAGCACCGCCGAAGGACCATCTGGCGAGGAAGCAGTTGGCGTTGCTTGCTGCCAAGTGCGTGAGGTCTGGTCGGGAGCGGCGGCCGTCGATGAAGGAGGTTGTTGAGTGCCTTAAGGTTCTGAGCAAAACGGTTCCTGGGAACTTGTGGGACAATATCGCCGTTAATCCATGTAGGATGGTTGATGAGGTGGGGCATGCGATTGGGACTAGAATTCCAAATCCGAATTCGAATCTAGGAGCAAGGCAGCAGGAAGTGGGAGCTGTTGAAGAAGTGCCTTGGAGCTTGAGGAAGCTGAATTCCACAAAATCTGTCCACCCTGTGAGAAACACAAGCCGGGTCTTTTCCGATGTGGGTTCGAGTAGTAGGAACTTGATGGATCTCATGGCGGGGACAGATGGGGATTCTGGATTCAAAGGATCAGTTGACATGGTTGAGTCAGCTTCTTTGGGCATCAGGGGTCTGGGTCTTAGAGTTGGCAGTGAAAGATCCTTTGGCAGGATGAGAACTCAGCTGCTAGAGCATGATTATGATGGGAATGGCATTTTTCAGTTGCGGagaaaccaatctgccaatctctCAAAGGAGGCCCGAAATATGTGA